From a single Nostoc sp. MS1 genomic region:
- the rplS gene encoding 50S ribosomal protein L19 — MNAQEIIRSIEAEQIKSDLPEIYIGDTVRVGVKIKEGDKYRVQPYEGVVIARRNGGINETITVRRVFQGVGVERVFLLHSPRIDNIKVLRRGKVRRAKLYYLRGRVGKATRIKQRFDRSL; from the coding sequence ATGAACGCTCAAGAGATCATTCGTTCCATAGAAGCGGAACAAATAAAATCTGACCTGCCCGAAATTTATATCGGCGATACCGTCAGAGTCGGCGTAAAAATTAAAGAAGGCGACAAATATCGTGTACAGCCATACGAAGGTGTTGTCATTGCTAGGCGCAACGGTGGTATAAACGAAACCATTACAGTTCGTCGTGTATTCCAAGGCGTGGGTGTAGAACGGGTATTCCTGTTACACTCTCCCCGCATTGATAACATTAAAGTATTGCGTCGTGGTAAAGTAAGACGTGCTAAACTTTATTATCTGCGCGGTCGTGTAGGTAAAGCAACCCGGATCAAGCAACGCTTCGACCGTTCCTTATAA
- a CDS encoding type II toxin-antitoxin system YhaV family toxin, translating into MNIVSLQSGHPPDNWHDLLAEAKGEINRLEKAAKAEI; encoded by the coding sequence ATGAATATTGTGTCTCTGCAAAGTGGTCATCCTCCTGATAATTGGCATGACTTACTCGCAGAGGCAAAAGGTGAAATTAATCGTTTAGAGAAAGCAGCCAAAGCAGAAATTTAA
- the rplK gene encoding 50S ribosomal protein L11 has translation MAKKVVAVIKLALNAGKANPAPPVGPALGQHGVNIMMFCKEYNAKTADQAGMVIPVEISVYEDRSFTFVLKTPPASVLIRKAAKIERGSNEPNKKKVGSITNAQLREIAQTKLPDLNANDIDAAMKIVAGTAKNMGVTITD, from the coding sequence ATGGCGAAGAAAGTAGTAGCGGTCATTAAGTTGGCCCTGAATGCTGGAAAAGCCAACCCAGCACCCCCAGTTGGCCCTGCTTTGGGTCAACATGGTGTTAACATCATGATGTTCTGCAAAGAGTACAACGCCAAAACAGCAGACCAAGCTGGGATGGTAATTCCTGTAGAAATCTCGGTTTATGAAGACCGGAGTTTCACATTTGTACTCAAAACGCCACCAGCATCAGTATTGATTCGCAAAGCGGCAAAAATTGAAAGAGGTTCCAACGAACCTAATAAGAAAAAAGTCGGTTCAATTACCAATGCACAACTGCGGGAAATTGCTCAGACTAAACTCCCTGACCTCAACGCCAACGATATTGATGCGGCAATGAAGATTGTTGCTGGAACCGCCAAAAATATGGGCGTAACCATTACAGATTAG
- the rplL gene encoding 50S ribosomal protein L7/L12 — translation MSAATDQILDQLKSLTLLEAAELVKQIEEAFGVSAAAPAGGMMMMAAPGAAAPAEAAEEKTEFDVVLEAVPADKKIAVLKIVREITGLGLKEAKDLVEAAPKAIKEAVAKEAAEDAKKRIEEAGGKVTIK, via the coding sequence ATGTCTGCTGCAACCGATCAAATTTTAGACCAATTAAAATCCTTGACTTTGTTGGAAGCTGCTGAATTAGTTAAGCAAATCGAAGAAGCTTTCGGCGTAAGTGCTGCCGCACCTGCTGGTGGCATGATGATGATGGCGGCTCCTGGTGCTGCGGCTCCTGCTGAAGCAGCAGAAGAGAAAACCGAGTTTGACGTTGTTCTCGAAGCTGTTCCAGCCGATAAGAAGATTGCTGTATTGAAGATTGTTCGTGAAATCACTGGTTTAGGTCTAAAAGAAGCTAAGGACTTAGTAGAAGCTGCTCCTAAAGCCATCAAGGAAGCTGTTGCTAAGGAAGCTGCTGAAGACGCTAAGAAGCGGATTGAAGAGGCTGGCGGTAAGGTAACAATTAAGTAA
- a CDS encoding SDR family oxidoreductase: protein MSGKIAFVTGATGLLGSNLCRELVLQGWQVKGLVRSIDKAKRFLGNSGIEFIQGDMENVPAFVQELKGVDVVFHTAAFFREYYQPGSDWEKMKRINVDATIKLLQAAEAQGVARTVFISSSGVIQAYPDRPATETAPYSTFAEKNLYFKTKVLAEQEVYRFLETSKMDVVMILPGWMMGPGDAAPTSAGQLVLDLLRRKLPGVINGSASLTDVRDVAAATVKAAERGERGGRYLVAGPLTSMKEIALEVEAISGVKAPRIEIPDGVALAIAWFLEQVTSITGGVNPMPLAGIQTLFEKASLSSAKAERELGATFRPIRHTLKDTMLWYQSQGYL from the coding sequence ATGAGCGGCAAAATAGCGTTTGTGACTGGCGCAACTGGTTTACTAGGTAGCAATCTTTGTCGAGAGTTGGTATTGCAAGGATGGCAGGTAAAGGGTCTGGTGCGTTCCATTGATAAGGCAAAACGTTTTTTGGGCAACAGTGGGATTGAATTTATTCAAGGTGATATGGAGAATGTCCCTGCCTTTGTTCAAGAACTAAAGGGAGTAGATGTGGTATTTCACACGGCTGCCTTTTTCCGGGAGTATTATCAGCCGGGTAGTGACTGGGAGAAGATGAAGCGTATCAATGTCGATGCCACGATAAAACTTTTGCAAGCAGCAGAGGCGCAGGGAGTAGCAAGGACTGTTTTTATCTCATCAAGTGGAGTTATTCAAGCTTATCCAGATAGACCTGCCACTGAAACTGCTCCCTACAGCACGTTTGCCGAAAAGAATCTCTATTTCAAAACTAAGGTTTTGGCAGAACAGGAAGTTTATCGGTTTCTAGAGACTAGCAAAATGGATGTAGTGATGATTCTTCCTGGTTGGATGATGGGGCCTGGGGATGCTGCACCGACTTCTGCGGGGCAACTGGTGTTAGATTTGTTAAGACGTAAGCTGCCAGGGGTGATTAATGGTAGCGCTTCATTAACTGATGTCAGAGATGTGGCGGCGGCCACGGTGAAAGCTGCTGAACGAGGAGAACGAGGTGGACGTTATCTTGTAGCGGGGCCACTGACAAGTATGAAAGAGATTGCTTTAGAAGTGGAAGCGATTTCAGGGGTGAAAGCTCCCAGAATAGAAATTCCTGATGGTGTGGCGTTGGCGATCGCTTGGTTTTTGGAACAGGTAACAAGTATAACTGGTGGAGTTAACCCGATGCCACTAGCTGGTATCCAGACTTTATTTGAGAAAGCAAGCTTAAGTTCAGCTAAAGCTGAACGAGAGTTAGGCGCAACCTTTCGCCCTATCAGACATACTTTGAAAGATACGATGTTATGGTATCAGTCTCAAGGCTATTTATAA
- a CDS encoding TetR/AcrR family transcriptional regulator: MSKSSHRQSPGDKKVKSQSEDENPISHQSRRKPSGDRGRQRRDLILNTAADLLAEGGVEAINTNALAERANISIGSVYQYFSNKQAILTALGERYMQQLSSNTLAALKQDVSNLDFPTMIDRVIDPMISFERKHPAFRQLNAGQEGEGTLAEEAKRIDQEILVTIYDLLLRVSPGLNPTQGWHTARVTKALYKGMSYLIQQEKEIQNAGGNVDAMIADMKRMMVNYLENQLG, encoded by the coding sequence ATGAGCAAAAGCTCACATCGTCAATCCCCTGGTGATAAAAAAGTGAAATCACAATCCGAAGATGAAAATCCCATATCTCATCAAAGTCGCCGCAAACCATCAGGCGATCGCGGTCGGCAAAGGCGTGATTTAATCTTGAATACAGCCGCCGATTTACTAGCAGAGGGCGGAGTCGAAGCCATCAATACCAACGCCTTAGCCGAGCGTGCCAATATTTCCATTGGGTCTGTATATCAGTATTTCTCCAACAAGCAGGCAATCCTCACTGCTTTGGGGGAGCGATATATGCAGCAATTGAGCAGTAATACCTTAGCTGCTCTCAAACAGGATGTCTCCAACTTGGATTTTCCTACTATGATTGATCGGGTAATTGACCCCATGATTAGCTTTGAGCGCAAACATCCTGCATTTAGACAGTTAAATGCAGGTCAAGAAGGAGAAGGCACGCTTGCAGAAGAAGCCAAACGTATAGATCAAGAAATATTAGTGACTATCTACGATTTGCTTCTGAGAGTTTCTCCTGGACTGAACCCCACTCAAGGCTGGCATACTGCGCGGGTGACAAAAGCTCTTTATAAAGGTATGAGTTATTTGATACAACAAGAAAAAGAGATTCAGAACGCTGGCGGAAATGTTGATGCTATGATTGCTGACATGAAGCGGATGATGGTGAATTACTTAGAAAATCAGTTGGGGTAA
- a CDS encoding glycosyltransferase family 2 protein, with product MKFSVVITTYNRLDLLRRAIDSALQQTVPCEVVVVDDCSTDETQNYVRSLGDCVVYHRNDVNQGHSSAVNTGVEKASGDWIKFLDDDDYLDVKCIEQMACAIALCPDAVICSCVAAQVDSNGVELSRTPKTEPGLAFYIPQTDIHYGMLMELVPFGTPVQVACRRDAFLETGGWDAQLNTNCDDIDSWIKIAQFGHAIFLNQCLAYRTIWTGAYNQKFSLKQRLDTNILMKEKIYALVNEKHRLQIPSLGHIKDYLKLHWLIVALKQNNLPSFLSMLDTSILSISAWKLLLNAVYSRKSQMSNERVNKLVLIES from the coding sequence ATGAAATTTAGTGTTGTCATCACCACTTATAACCGTTTGGATTTGCTACGTCGGGCTATTGATTCTGCACTGCAACAGACTGTACCCTGTGAAGTGGTTGTTGTTGACGATTGTTCAACGGATGAGACACAAAACTATGTGAGGAGTTTGGGTGATTGTGTTGTCTATCATCGCAATGATGTCAATCAAGGTCACTCCTCGGCCGTCAATACCGGGGTGGAAAAGGCTAGCGGTGATTGGATTAAATTTTTAGACGATGACGATTATCTAGATGTTAAATGTATAGAACAGATGGCTTGTGCGATCGCACTCTGTCCTGATGCGGTGATTTGTTCTTGTGTCGCCGCGCAGGTGGATAGTAACGGAGTTGAACTGAGTCGCACTCCTAAGACTGAACCTGGTTTAGCTTTTTATATTCCCCAAACCGATATTCATTATGGGATGCTGATGGAGCTTGTGCCATTTGGTACACCAGTGCAAGTTGCTTGTCGCCGTGATGCTTTCTTAGAAACTGGCGGTTGGGATGCTCAACTGAATACTAACTGTGATGATATTGATTCTTGGATTAAAATTGCCCAGTTTGGTCATGCTATTTTCCTCAATCAGTGCTTGGCTTACCGGACAATTTGGACTGGTGCTTATAATCAAAAGTTTTCTTTAAAGCAGCGTTTGGATACAAATATTCTGATGAAGGAAAAGATTTATGCCTTAGTAAATGAAAAGCATCGTTTGCAAATTCCATCCTTAGGGCATATAAAAGATTACTTAAAACTTCATTGGCTTATAGTTGCTTTGAAACAGAATAATTTGCCAAGTTTCCTGTCAATGTTAGATACATCTATACTTTCCATTTCTGCCTGGAAATTGTTGCTCAATGCTGTCTATTCACGCAAATCTCAAATGAGTAATGAACGTGTTAATAAATTGGTATTGATTGAATCGTAA
- the secE gene encoding preprotein translocase subunit SecE produces MAKKNEAEIAETSGGGFNFGNFFQGTREELDKVVWPSRKQLISESAAVLLMVTLSASLIYLVDGLFGWVAKQVF; encoded by the coding sequence GTGGCCAAGAAAAATGAGGCAGAAATCGCAGAGACTTCTGGTGGCGGGTTTAACTTTGGCAACTTCTTCCAAGGAACCAGAGAAGAGTTAGACAAAGTAGTTTGGCCTAGCCGTAAGCAACTAATCAGCGAATCAGCCGCCGTGTTGCTCATGGTGACACTCTCCGCTTCCTTAATCTATTTAGTCGATGGATTGTTTGGTTGGGTAGCAAAGCAGGTATTCTGA
- a CDS encoding DNA adenine methylase, with product MLTTAKQKSEYTFKANRNLGRHGWLRLTPAYSVKLVEKLLICLEKDAIIADPFSGTATTGLVAAEKGYKAITFDINPFLIWLGKVKCENYSENYLADIRLQVQKALAEYKAIIQQENWVPQIFNIERWWSRQTLQVLAALRVALVEQFGEPIENSSCGLIWVAFCRLVIETSSAAFNHVSMSFNDKVTHFEIEYIEELFLNILNFILKTAENKILGNTNIIEMDACKISKLSNIKVNTIITSPPYPNRISYIRELRPYMYWTKFLNEAKQAGELDWSAVGGTWGIATSRLLSWELLENNLPEEIFSTVEKIRLSDGKNAQLLSIYVLKYFHDMHLHLSSLKSILQDKAELHYIVGNSTFFGNMVDTATLLSASMRLLGYSDIQSEIIRKRNCNKALYEYCVSAKWSSS from the coding sequence ATGCTAACTACTGCCAAACAAAAATCCGAGTATACTTTCAAAGCAAATCGAAACCTTGGGCGGCATGGATGGCTTAGACTTACACCAGCATACAGTGTAAAGCTAGTTGAAAAACTTCTTATCTGTTTGGAAAAAGATGCAATTATTGCTGACCCTTTCTCTGGTACAGCTACAACAGGACTGGTTGCTGCTGAAAAAGGATATAAAGCGATTACATTTGATATCAATCCGTTTCTAATTTGGCTCGGTAAAGTCAAGTGTGAAAACTATTCTGAAAATTATTTGGCTGATATTCGCCTTCAGGTGCAAAAAGCTCTGGCAGAGTACAAAGCCATAATTCAACAAGAAAATTGGGTTCCACAAATATTTAATATTGAAAGATGGTGGTCTAGACAAACACTCCAAGTTTTAGCAGCGCTGAGAGTTGCCTTAGTAGAGCAATTTGGAGAGCCAATAGAAAATAGTAGTTGTGGTTTAATCTGGGTCGCTTTTTGCCGCCTAGTAATTGAAACTTCATCAGCAGCTTTTAACCATGTTTCTATGTCATTCAATGATAAAGTAACTCATTTCGAGATTGAATATATTGAAGAGCTTTTCTTAAATATTCTCAATTTTATCTTAAAAACTGCCGAGAACAAAATTCTTGGTAATACTAATATTATAGAAATGGATGCTTGTAAGATTTCAAAATTAAGCAATATAAAAGTTAATACAATAATAACTTCACCTCCTTATCCAAATCGAATAAGCTATATTCGTGAACTTCGCCCCTATATGTACTGGACAAAATTCTTAAATGAAGCAAAACAAGCAGGAGAGTTAGATTGGTCAGCGGTTGGTGGAACATGGGGAATCGCAACTAGCCGACTCCTCTCTTGGGAATTACTGGAAAATAATTTACCAGAAGAAATTTTTTCTACGGTAGAAAAAATAAGGCTATCTGATGGAAAAAATGCTCAACTGCTATCCATTTATGTGCTGAAGTATTTTCATGATATGCACCTGCATCTGAGTTCATTGAAATCAATTCTGCAAGATAAAGCGGAACTACATTATATTGTGGGAAATTCTACCTTTTTTGGAAACATGGTTGATACTGCAACATTACTTTCTGCCTCTATGCGTCTTCTTGGCTATTCAGATATTCAGTCAGAAATAATTAGAAAACGTAATTGCAATAAGGCATTGTATGAATATTGTGTCTCTGCAAAGTGGTCATCCTCCTGA
- the nusG gene encoding transcription termination/antitermination protein NusG: MTSATDEPINSPQSEETAETASKEARWYAVQVASGCEKRVKTNLEQRIQTFDVAEKIVQVEIPHTPAVKIRKDGSRSHTEEKVFPGYVLVRMVMDDDTWQVVRNTSHVINFVGAEQKRGTGKGRGHVKPLPLSHSEVERIFKQTTEQEPVVKIDMASGDKIVVLSGPFKDFEGEVIEVSPERSKLKALLSIFGRDTPVELEFNQVEKQS; this comes from the coding sequence ATGACTTCTGCGACAGACGAACCAATTAACTCGCCGCAGTCAGAGGAAACAGCAGAAACAGCGTCTAAAGAAGCACGTTGGTATGCAGTGCAAGTAGCCTCCGGTTGCGAGAAACGGGTCAAAACGAATTTAGAGCAGCGCATTCAAACTTTTGATGTAGCTGAGAAAATTGTCCAAGTAGAAATTCCCCATACGCCAGCAGTGAAAATCCGCAAGGATGGTAGCCGCTCACACACAGAAGAGAAAGTATTTCCTGGCTATGTGTTAGTGCGGATGGTGATGGATGATGATACTTGGCAGGTGGTACGCAACACATCCCATGTAATTAACTTTGTGGGAGCAGAACAAAAACGTGGTACAGGCAAAGGTCGTGGACACGTTAAGCCGTTACCCCTAAGCCATTCTGAAGTAGAACGGATCTTCAAACAAACCACCGAACAAGAGCCAGTTGTCAAAATTGATATGGCAAGTGGTGATAAGATAGTCGTGCTTTCTGGCCCATTTAAGGACTTTGAAGGCGAGGTAATTGAAGTGAGTCCAGAACGGAGTAAACTAAAAGCCTTGCTCTCGATTTTCGGGCGAGACACACCAGTAGAACTGGAATTTAATCAGGTAGAAAAACAGAGCTAA
- the rplA gene encoding 50S ribosomal protein L1, with amino-acid sequence MAKKISRRLRELQAKVEDREYAPLDALGLLKETATAKFAEAAEAHIRLGIDPKYTDQQLRTTVALPKGTGQIVRVAVIARGEKVTEAFNAGADVVGSEELIDEIQKGRMDFDKLIATPDVMPQVARLGKLLGPRGLMPSPKGGTVTFDIASAIAEFKAGKLEFRADRTGIVHVMFGKASFSPEDLLVNLKALQETIDRNRPSGAKGRYWRTFYVSATMGPSIKVDINALRDFKLTEAA; translated from the coding sequence ATGGCAAAGAAAATATCACGCCGCTTGCGGGAATTGCAAGCAAAAGTAGAAGATAGAGAATACGCCCCTCTAGATGCTCTAGGTCTGTTAAAAGAGACAGCTACAGCAAAATTTGCCGAAGCGGCAGAAGCGCATATCCGTTTAGGTATTGATCCAAAATATACAGACCAACAATTACGGACTACAGTGGCATTGCCCAAAGGTACAGGGCAAATTGTACGAGTAGCTGTAATTGCTCGTGGTGAAAAAGTTACCGAAGCCTTCAACGCTGGTGCGGACGTAGTTGGTTCGGAAGAACTAATTGACGAAATCCAAAAAGGCAGAATGGACTTTGACAAGTTGATTGCTACACCAGATGTAATGCCACAAGTGGCTAGACTTGGTAAGTTATTAGGCCCTCGTGGTTTAATGCCATCACCAAAAGGTGGTACAGTCACATTTGACATAGCAAGTGCGATCGCTGAATTTAAAGCTGGTAAACTAGAGTTCCGGGCTGACCGTACAGGCATCGTTCATGTTATGTTTGGTAAGGCATCCTTCTCGCCTGAAGATTTGTTGGTAAACTTGAAGGCGTTGCAAGAAACAATTGACCGTAACCGTCCTTCAGGAGCCAAAGGTCGCTACTGGCGCACGTTTTATGTGTCTGCCACAATGGGACCATCTATTAAAGTCGATATCAACGCTCTAAGAGATTTTAAACTGACTGAAGCAGCATAA
- the rplJ gene encoding 50S ribosomal protein L10 yields the protein MGRTLENKKEIVADLKETLNESTLALVIDYQGLTVAEITDLRRRLRPTGTVCKVTKNTLMGIAIQDDEKWQALSELLKGSSAFLLVKEDFSGAIKAYQDFQKASKKTELRGGVLEGRLLKEPDVKALGDLPSKEQLIAQIAGAINAVATQLAVGINEVPGGLARALQALADKENGDTDSAA from the coding sequence ATGGGTAGAACGCTAGAAAATAAAAAAGAAATCGTAGCTGACCTCAAAGAAACTCTGAATGAGTCAACTTTGGCACTAGTAATTGATTACCAAGGTCTGACAGTTGCCGAAATTACAGACTTACGGCGGCGGCTACGTCCTACTGGCACTGTCTGCAAGGTGACTAAGAACACTTTGATGGGTATTGCCATTCAGGATGATGAAAAATGGCAGGCTTTATCAGAGTTGCTCAAAGGTTCTTCGGCATTTTTGTTAGTTAAAGAAGATTTCTCTGGAGCAATTAAAGCTTACCAAGATTTCCAAAAAGCTAGCAAGAAAACAGAACTTCGCGGTGGAGTTTTGGAAGGACGCTTGCTCAAAGAGCCAGATGTTAAGGCTCTAGGAGATTTACCATCCAAGGAACAACTCATTGCTCAAATTGCTGGGGCTATCAATGCTGTGGCGACACAATTGGCTGTGGGTATCAACGAAGTTCCTGGTGGCTTGGCGCGTGCATTGCAAGCTCTCGCTGATAAAGAAAATGGCGATACTGATAGTGCAGCCTAA
- a CDS encoding ATP-binding protein, giving the protein MTITANSQLPNRFPQNLESINNHKANSLLATLGAELVYVQDGTGRYLSFYWQKSDLLGFNPEQIVADGNSQEIFAPVEKISYTERLHRVMNNSVPEKFALWFSCHQNLFELELVMSPIIPPLGTAATTVLVMGRLLQVKANNQEINVSITTPTHIDLTSRSQQHQRLVNKITRNIRRTLDLDAIWQQTVDSLGKALRLERCIICPYQPCSSKVRVIAEYHRPDRVSMLGLEIDVTKEQAFAQALSTLEPIIMEVPGYDLCPQQKILVVATCYQDQANGLIAINLPDECCPLTNSEIELAKEVADQLGTAIAHATLYKELEAARQKAEEASRLKSEFLANVSHEIRTPLNGMIGFLKLILEGMADDAEERNQFLSEAHQLSLHLLNIINDILDIAKIEAGKMELVCAPVKLEELFCDVDNFMRPQAEVKNLSFRMQLPPTSDEIVVEGNYQRLLQVMLNIVGNAIKFTHEGGITVTADVVLKKGKFQEQQFPGMVRVRIADTGIGVSLDQQDKLFQLFSQVDGSRTRQYGGTGLGLAISQKLVETMGGEVHFYSLGEGLGSTVTFTVPLYQQPVMLSSSDSSSSINQ; this is encoded by the coding sequence ATGACTATCACTGCCAATTCCCAATTGCCAAATAGATTTCCCCAAAACTTGGAATCAATCAATAATCATAAGGCTAATAGTTTATTAGCTACTCTCGGCGCTGAGTTGGTATATGTGCAGGATGGAACAGGACGTTACCTGTCCTTTTATTGGCAAAAAAGCGATCTGTTAGGGTTCAACCCAGAGCAGATAGTTGCTGATGGCAATTCACAAGAAATCTTTGCCCCAGTGGAGAAGATTTCTTACACCGAAAGATTGCATCGAGTAATGAACAATTCGGTTCCAGAAAAGTTCGCCTTGTGGTTTAGTTGTCATCAAAATCTATTTGAGTTGGAATTGGTGATGAGTCCGATTATTCCGCCTTTAGGAACGGCTGCCACCACTGTCCTAGTTATGGGAAGGTTATTACAAGTTAAAGCTAATAACCAAGAAATAAATGTATCTATTACTACACCAACACATATAGACCTAACTTCGCGATCGCAGCAGCACCAAAGACTGGTAAATAAAATTACCAGAAATATTCGCAGAACATTAGACTTAGACGCGATTTGGCAGCAAACAGTAGATAGTTTGGGCAAAGCACTCAGGCTGGAGCGTTGTATTATTTGCCCCTACCAACCATGTAGCTCAAAAGTGCGCGTAATTGCCGAATATCATCGGCCAGACCGCGTTTCTATGTTGGGTTTGGAAATAGATGTAACTAAAGAACAAGCTTTCGCTCAAGCTTTGTCAACATTGGAACCGATTATTATGGAAGTTCCAGGGTATGATCTTTGCCCTCAACAAAAGATTTTAGTAGTAGCGACTTGTTATCAAGACCAAGCCAATGGCTTAATTGCTATCAACTTACCTGATGAATGCTGTCCGCTAACTAACTCGGAAATAGAACTAGCCAAAGAAGTAGCAGACCAGTTAGGAACAGCGATCGCTCATGCTACCTTATACAAAGAATTAGAAGCAGCACGACAAAAAGCCGAAGAAGCTTCCCGCCTCAAGAGTGAGTTTCTCGCTAACGTCTCCCACGAAATTCGCACCCCTCTAAATGGCATGATTGGTTTCCTCAAGCTAATTTTAGAGGGTATGGCAGATGATGCCGAAGAAAGAAACCAATTTTTATCCGAAGCCCATCAATTATCGCTACACCTGCTCAACATTATTAACGACATCTTAGATATAGCCAAAATTGAAGCCGGCAAAATGGAGTTAGTTTGCGCTCCCGTCAAGCTAGAAGAGCTATTTTGTGATGTAGATAACTTCATGCGCCCACAAGCAGAGGTAAAAAACCTTAGTTTCCGAATGCAGTTACCCCCCACCTCAGATGAAATTGTCGTTGAAGGTAATTACCAACGGCTGCTGCAAGTTATGTTAAATATAGTCGGTAACGCGATTAAATTTACTCATGAAGGTGGGATTACAGTCACAGCTGATGTGGTACTAAAAAAAGGGAAATTCCAAGAACAGCAATTTCCTGGGATGGTGAGAGTCAGGATAGCCGATACTGGTATCGGTGTTTCTTTAGACCAACAAGACAAACTATTTCAACTATTTTCTCAAGTAGACGGTTCCCGCACTCGTCAGTATGGCGGTACAGGTTTGGGGCTAGCCATATCCCAGAAACTTGTAGAGACTATGGGCGGGGAAGTACATTTTTACAGCCTTGGTGAAGGATTAGGTTCTACAGTCACCTTCACAGTACCTCTGTACCAACAACCAGTGATGTTATCTTCTAGTGATAGTAGTTCTAGTATTAATCAATAA